The following proteins are encoded in a genomic region of Flammeovirga pectinis:
- a CDS encoding TonB-dependent receptor domain-containing protein has translation MKKIIIFLLFFVIGLNTWAQRPSSKEGRPSGQRPKIGTVTGKVIDADTKQPLEFVTVALYSMRDSSFITGASTDTQGRFKITEVPAGKMFAKVTFIGFEENNSPPFAIKPDKREQFLGNLILSPSAKSLDEVTVTAERDAMEIGIDRKTFNIGQDLTTVGGSMTDALKNIPSIDVDSEGTLSLRGSSNVTIFIDGKPSNLTSSSDADILDQIPASSIERVEVITNPSAKYDPEGTSGIINIVLKKDRKGGVNGNASVTVGNNNKYNASVGVNARISKVNVFANYSGRYQDRYADKTQTQNNFNEQGDFTDYNQQFTHREDNRQSHMLKTGFDFDINDYNNIYFSALFNTGERKKDENLDIHYLLPDNSQIERINRINKTTSDDKNQEYNFGYRKTFVNPKQTLDVSGQYSDGSRTTDGNYNEYEYVNGILGTSPILEQRNTNPTNSKIYLGQIDYVQPLGENGTLETGWKTTGRDIQSDFYSESLAGNGNWTPDDSLNNNFNYQEQIHAFYVMYRHEFGKWGIQGGLRAEQAYTTSHLEDNAVTEEQKVENNYFALYPTLHIAYKFQEARELSVGYSRRVNRPRGRMLNPFPDYANPQSLRQGNPYLKPEFIDAIEATYQHGWDKVTLTGSLYYRYTHDAMQRVQSARPDGVMVMTWDNVESSQSYGAEAIASYNMTDWWKFSGSANVYNLLISGSSGDLDLSNQAWAMTGKLTSSTNLTKTLSLQVSGRLSSQRATAQGYIAPMGGVDVAVSQKLFNGKGTLQARVTDVFNTYKFNVYSEGIGFNSDMTYDWESRVGYLTFSYRFGKSGKKPKRKGKSSGGSSGGGIDMME, from the coding sequence ATGAAAAAGATAATTATCTTTCTCTTATTTTTTGTTATCGGATTAAACACTTGGGCACAACGTCCTTCTAGTAAAGAAGGAAGACCTTCAGGACAACGACCAAAAATAGGTACAGTAACAGGTAAAGTAATCGACGCAGATACAAAACAACCCTTAGAGTTTGTAACTGTTGCATTGTATTCAATGCGTGATTCTAGTTTTATTACAGGTGCATCAACAGATACTCAGGGTAGATTTAAAATTACTGAAGTTCCTGCTGGTAAAATGTTTGCCAAGGTTACTTTTATAGGTTTTGAAGAAAATAATTCTCCTCCGTTTGCAATTAAGCCTGATAAAAGAGAACAATTTTTGGGTAATCTAATATTATCACCATCTGCTAAAAGTCTTGATGAGGTTACAGTTACCGCAGAACGAGATGCAATGGAAATAGGTATAGATAGAAAGACATTTAATATAGGGCAAGATCTTACAACTGTAGGGGGGTCTATGACGGATGCTTTAAAAAATATACCTTCTATAGATGTAGATTCTGAAGGTACACTAAGCTTAAGAGGAAGTAGTAATGTTACTATTTTTATTGACGGTAAACCTTCTAACTTAACTAGCTCATCTGATGCTGATATTTTAGATCAGATTCCAGCAAGTTCAATTGAGCGTGTTGAAGTGATAACTAACCCATCTGCTAAATATGATCCAGAAGGAACAAGCGGTATTATTAATATTGTATTAAAGAAAGATAGAAAAGGTGGTGTTAATGGTAATGCATCTGTTACAGTGGGTAACAATAACAAATACAACGCATCTGTTGGTGTCAATGCAAGAATTAGTAAAGTAAATGTTTTTGCAAATTATTCAGGTCGTTATCAAGACCGTTATGCTGATAAAACACAGACGCAGAATAATTTTAATGAGCAAGGAGATTTTACAGATTACAATCAACAGTTTACACATAGAGAAGACAATAGACAATCTCATATGCTAAAAACTGGTTTTGATTTTGATATCAATGACTATAATAATATCTACTTTTCTGCTCTTTTTAATACAGGAGAGAGAAAGAAAGATGAAAACTTAGACATACATTATTTATTACCTGATAATTCACAAATTGAACGAATCAACAGAATAAATAAAACGACAAGTGACGATAAAAATCAGGAATATAATTTTGGCTACAGAAAAACATTTGTAAACCCTAAGCAAACTCTTGATGTATCTGGACAATACTCAGATGGATCAAGAACAACTGATGGTAACTACAATGAATATGAGTATGTGAATGGTATTCTTGGAACATCTCCTATTTTAGAACAAAGAAACACGAACCCAACAAATAGTAAAATATACCTTGGCCAGATAGATTATGTTCAGCCTTTAGGAGAAAATGGAACATTAGAAACAGGTTGGAAAACTACAGGAAGAGATATCCAATCAGATTTTTATTCTGAAAGCTTGGCAGGAAATGGTAATTGGACTCCAGATGATTCTTTAAATAACAATTTTAATTACCAAGAACAGATTCATGCTTTTTATGTTATGTACCGTCATGAGTTTGGTAAATGGGGTATTCAAGGAGGTTTAAGAGCAGAACAGGCATATACAACTTCTCATTTAGAAGATAATGCAGTTACAGAAGAGCAGAAAGTAGAAAATAACTATTTTGCTTTATATCCAACACTTCATATTGCTTATAAATTCCAAGAAGCTAGAGAGTTATCTGTTGGATATAGTAGAAGAGTGAATAGACCAAGAGGAAGAATGTTAAACCCTTTTCCAGATTATGCAAATCCTCAATCATTAAGACAAGGTAACCCTTATCTAAAACCTGAATTTATTGATGCTATAGAAGCGACATATCAGCATGGTTGGGATAAAGTAACGCTAACAGGTTCTTTGTATTATAGATATACGCATGATGCAATGCAGAGAGTACAAAGTGCTAGACCAGACGGTGTAATGGTAATGACTTGGGATAACGTAGAGAGCAGTCAGAGTTATGGAGCAGAAGCAATTGCTTCTTATAATATGACAGATTGGTGGAAATTTTCTGGTAGTGCTAATGTTTATAATCTATTAATTTCTGGCTCATCTGGTGATCTAGATTTATCGAATCAAGCATGGGCAATGACAGGTAAATTAACTTCGTCAACAAATCTTACAAAAACACTTTCTCTGCAAGTTTCGGGTAGATTAAGTTCTCAAAGAGCGACAGCTCAAGGGTATATTGCTCCAATGGGAGGTGTAGATGTTGCGGTTTCTCAAAAATTATTTAATGGAAAAGGTACACTGCAAGCAAGAGTTACAGATGTATTTAATACCTATAAATTTAATGTTTACAGTGAAGGAATAGGTTTTAATTCTGATATGACCTACGATTGGGAATCTAGAGTTGGTTACCTTACCTTTTCTTATCGTTTTGGTAAATCGGGTAAAAAGCCAAAGAGAAAAGGAAAAAGTAGTGGAGGATCTTCTGGAGGAGGAATTGATATGATGGAATAA
- the hemW gene encoding radical SAM family heme chaperone HemW translates to MSGIYLHVPFCKQACHYCDFHFSTSLNTKNEVIKAMTLELELQKEYLKTPVETIYFGGGTPSILSYKELELLLNKVYQQNNISSGSVEVTLEANPDDLSKEKLQELKKLGVNRLSIGLQSFHEPHLKLMNRAHNAKESLECVKLAQDNGFDNITIDLIYGIPATSHEIWHKDLQTAIDLDVPHISSYCLTVEPKTALGHWTKTGKFTPADDEFGAIQFEHLVKTLKTEGYEHYEISNFAKPGHYSQHNSAYWQGRQYLGIGPGAHSFDGLQTRQYNVSNNPKYAKSLIEKNILPCEVENLTKEDGINEYLLTTLRTSWGCNLNHLRDVYGFDIRKEKGKELEEMDKNGWITWNGDLLILSEKGKLFADQISSDLFV, encoded by the coding sequence ATGAGTGGAATTTATCTTCATGTGCCTTTCTGTAAACAAGCCTGTCACTATTGTGATTTTCATTTTAGCACTTCTTTAAATACTAAGAATGAGGTGATTAAAGCGATGACGCTTGAACTTGAGTTACAGAAAGAGTATTTAAAAACTCCAGTAGAAACAATTTATTTTGGTGGAGGAACTCCTTCAATTTTATCATATAAAGAATTAGAATTACTGTTAAATAAAGTTTATCAGCAAAATAATATAAGTTCTGGTAGTGTTGAAGTAACATTAGAAGCGAACCCTGATGACCTATCAAAAGAAAAACTTCAAGAATTAAAGAAACTAGGTGTAAATAGATTAAGTATAGGTTTACAATCATTTCATGAGCCTCATCTTAAATTAATGAATAGAGCCCATAATGCTAAAGAGAGTTTAGAATGTGTGAAATTGGCTCAAGATAACGGCTTTGATAATATTACAATAGATCTTATTTATGGTATCCCCGCAACGTCTCATGAGATATGGCATAAAGATTTACAGACAGCTATAGATTTAGATGTACCTCACATTTCTTCCTATTGCTTAACTGTAGAACCAAAAACGGCTCTAGGTCATTGGACAAAAACAGGGAAGTTTACACCTGCAGATGATGAGTTTGGAGCAATTCAATTTGAACATCTTGTAAAAACATTAAAAACGGAAGGCTACGAACATTACGAAATTTCAAATTTTGCAAAACCTGGTCATTACTCTCAACATAATAGTGCGTATTGGCAGGGTAGACAGTATTTAGGAATTGGTCCGGGGGCACATTCTTTTGACGGTTTACAAACAAGACAATACAATGTGTCTAATAATCCAAAATATGCAAAGTCTTTAATAGAGAAGAATATTTTGCCTTGCGAAGTTGAAAACCTCACTAAAGAAGATGGTATAAATGAATACCTATTAACTACTTTGAGAACGAGTTGGGGATGCAACTTAAATCATCTGCGTGATGTTTATGGTTTTGACATACGTAAAGAAAAAGGTAAAGAGTTGGAAGAAATGGATAAGAATGGTTGGATAACTTGGAATGGAGACCTTTTGATTCTTTCAGAAAAAGGGAAGCTTTTTGCAGATCAAATATCAAGCGACCTATTTGTGTAG
- a CDS encoding SMP-30/gluconolactonase/LRE family protein produces the protein MKLINYITLFIAVSLFVISCSPKEQSNMQDDKKLTLVASSSNQWTGIAVSKKNRVFVNFPKWSDSVPTSVAEIIDGEIVPYPSEMWNKEGGVTSFRSVQSVVCDGRSRLYVLDTNNPQFKGVLEGGPVLYEFDLSTDQLIRSYSFTKAVYHRNSYFNDVRIDINREKAFITDSGEGGIIVLDLATGEAKRFLDGDKSVQPENDHLICNGIKWENKIASDGIALSPDNNYLYYTALSSHTLYRIKTAILLETDASSADIANEIEKVATIPATDGMLFDRKGNLWMGGLEGNMINVWTVDNEMVHLIKDERVKWADSFAKNIDREIYFTTSQIYLPEDKRGKYEIYKLSMDALSNR, from the coding sequence ATGAAACTAATCAATTATATTACCTTATTTATAGCAGTGTCATTATTCGTTATTTCTTGTTCTCCTAAAGAGCAAAGTAATATGCAGGATGATAAGAAACTCACACTTGTAGCATCAAGTTCAAATCAGTGGACGGGTATAGCAGTAAGTAAAAAGAATAGGGTTTTTGTCAATTTCCCAAAGTGGTCTGATAGTGTACCGACTTCAGTTGCTGAAATTATAGATGGGGAGATAGTACCTTATCCATCAGAAATGTGGAACAAGGAAGGTGGAGTAACCTCATTTAGGTCTGTACAAAGTGTTGTTTGTGATGGTAGAAGTAGATTGTATGTATTAGATACCAATAACCCTCAATTTAAAGGAGTTTTAGAGGGTGGTCCTGTTTTATATGAGTTTGATTTAAGTACTGATCAGTTAATTCGATCTTATTCTTTTACTAAAGCAGTTTACCACAGAAACTCTTATTTTAATGATGTTAGGATTGATATCAATAGAGAAAAAGCATTTATTACAGATTCTGGAGAAGGTGGAATAATTGTATTGGACTTAGCAACTGGAGAGGCAAAAAGGTTTCTTGACGGAGACAAAAGTGTTCAGCCAGAAAATGATCATTTGATATGTAATGGTATAAAGTGGGAAAATAAAATTGCTTCAGATGGGATAGCTTTATCTCCAGATAATAACTATTTGTATTATACAGCATTGTCTAGTCATACATTATACCGTATAAAAACTGCTATTCTTTTAGAAACTGATGCCAGTTCTGCTGATATAGCAAACGAAATAGAAAAAGTAGCTACGATTCCTGCTACCGATGGGATGTTATTTGACCGTAAGGGAAATTTATGGATGGGTGGATTAGAAGGTAATATGATTAATGTTTGGACTGTTGATAATGAAATGGTTCACCTTATTAAAGATGAAAGAGTGAAATGGGCAGATTCGTTTGCCAAGAACATTGATAGAGAAATCTATTTTACAACTTCTCAGATCTATCTACCAGAAGATAAAAGAGGGAAATATGAAATTTATAAATTATCTATGGATGCATTATCAAATCGTTAA
- the yidC gene encoding membrane protein insertase YidC: MDKNQTTGFLLLSALLIGYMFFFQPDEPIETTNTQTTEVVDNTQQSTNTAITQPKAVIEGDSVLMQKYGVFGTLMGGESKEVVLENDKVKVTLNAKGGNVKSVLLKTYQTYDKKPLYLVDENSYKVNETIPTQYGAIDLNALHYTTQVTGNTVEMIASDKNGSELLRRVYTLEDNSYVVDYNLKFTGAKPFIQGQAITYIWKDDMKSVEKDMKTSRQKTTINYFTKKGDFDYLSMTSTSKEEEAISAPLTWVSAKQKFFNVALITDQQFNAANLVIDYVEDNESIVKTADITLQIPINTLEAANLRYYFGPNDYRVCEQVVEGFEDNVYLGWSWTTPLSKYIFIPIFEFLEGYGLNYGLIIFIMVVLVKSLLYPLTFNSYKSMAKMRLLKPEMDELKAKYGEDQVKIQSETMSLYRKVGANPLSGCIPMLAQMPFFVALYNFFPNALQLRGQSFLWADDLSTYDSVLNLPFTIPAYGDHVSLFTLLWAVSMVGYTYFQNQSQVQTNPQMKYVSYLSPVFFLFFFNSMAAGLTYYYFVSNCITIVQQIMSKKFVNEDKIRQIMDENKKKNANKKAGGFAARLDDAMKAKQKDQIEQKKKGGKK, translated from the coding sequence ATGGATAAAAATCAGACAACAGGATTTTTGTTATTATCAGCATTACTAATTGGGTACATGTTTTTCTTTCAGCCAGATGAGCCGATAGAAACAACAAATACACAAACAACAGAAGTAGTTGATAATACACAACAATCTACTAACACAGCAATCACGCAACCGAAAGCAGTAATCGAAGGAGATTCTGTATTAATGCAAAAATATGGTGTTTTCGGAACGCTAATGGGTGGCGAAAGTAAAGAGGTTGTTTTAGAAAACGATAAAGTTAAAGTAACGCTTAACGCTAAAGGTGGTAACGTTAAATCTGTATTGTTAAAAACATATCAGACATACGATAAGAAGCCTTTATATCTAGTAGATGAAAATTCTTACAAGGTAAACGAGACAATACCAACTCAATATGGTGCAATTGATCTTAATGCTTTACATTATACAACTCAAGTTACAGGTAATACTGTAGAGATGATCGCTTCTGATAAAAACGGAAGTGAATTATTAAGAAGAGTTTATACTTTAGAAGACAATAGCTATGTAGTAGATTATAACTTGAAATTTACGGGTGCAAAACCATTTATTCAAGGACAAGCAATTACATACATTTGGAAAGATGATATGAAATCTGTTGAGAAGGATATGAAAACTTCTCGTCAAAAAACTACAATTAATTACTTTACGAAGAAAGGAGACTTTGATTACCTGTCAATGACTTCTACTTCTAAAGAGGAAGAAGCAATTTCTGCTCCTTTAACATGGGTTTCTGCTAAACAGAAATTCTTTAATGTAGCTTTAATTACAGATCAGCAATTTAATGCTGCAAATTTAGTTATTGATTATGTTGAAGATAATGAGTCTATTGTAAAAACAGCAGACATCACTTTACAAATTCCAATCAATACTTTAGAAGCAGCAAATTTAAGATACTACTTTGGACCAAACGATTATAGAGTTTGTGAACAAGTTGTAGAAGGTTTTGAAGATAATGTATATTTAGGATGGTCTTGGACTACTCCTTTAAGTAAGTACATATTTATTCCAATATTTGAGTTCTTAGAAGGGTATGGTTTAAACTATGGTTTAATCATCTTCATTATGGTGGTATTAGTAAAATCTTTACTTTATCCACTTACTTTTAACTCGTATAAATCTATGGCTAAGATGCGTTTGCTGAAGCCTGAAATGGATGAATTAAAAGCGAAATACGGAGAAGACCAAGTAAAAATACAATCAGAAACAATGAGCCTTTACCGAAAGGTAGGTGCAAATCCATTGAGTGGTTGTATTCCAATGTTGGCACAAATGCCTTTCTTTGTTGCATTATATAACTTCTTCCCGAATGCTTTACAACTAAGAGGGCAATCGTTTTTATGGGCAGATGATTTATCTACATACGACTCGGTTTTAAATTTACCATTTACAATTCCTGCTTATGGTGATCACGTATCATTATTTACATTATTGTGGGCAGTATCTATGGTAGGATATACTTACTTCCAAAACCAATCTCAAGTTCAAACGAACCCACAGATGAAGTATGTTTCTTATTTATCTCCGGTATTCTTCTTGTTCTTCTTTAACAGTATGGCAGCAGGTTTAACGTATTACTATTTCGTTTCTAACTGTATTACAATTGTTCAACAAATCATGTCTAAGAAATTTGTCAACGAAGACAAGATCCGTCAGATCATGGACGAGAACAAAAAGAAAAATGCGAATAAGAAAGCAGGTGGATTTGCAGCACGTTTAGACGATGCAATGAAAGCGAAGCAAAAAGATCAAATAGAGCAGAAGAAAAAAGGTGGTAAAAAATAA